The following is a genomic window from Bubalus bubalis isolate 160015118507 breed Murrah chromosome 6, NDDB_SH_1, whole genome shotgun sequence.
ccccatgtacttcttccttggTGTCCTCTCCTGCTCTGAGACTTTTTACACCTTCGTCATTGTACCCAAGATGCTGGTTGACCTGCTGGCCCAGAAGAAGACCATCTCCTTTCTGGGCTGTGCCATCCAgatgttttccttcctctttctaggTTGCTCTCACTCTTTCCTGCTGGCAGCCATGGGTTATGATCGCTACGTGGCCATCTGTGACCCTCTGCGCTACACAGTGCTCATGGGgcatggggtgtgtgtgggaCTAGTGGCTGCTTCCTGTGCCTGTGGCTTTATGGTCGCACAGACCATCACATCCTTGGTATTTCACCTGCCCTTTCACTCCTCCAACCAACTACACCACTTCTTCTGTGATATCTCTCCTGTTCTTAAGGTAGCATCTTACCATACCCACTTTAGTCAGATTGTCATTATCATGCTCTGTGCATTGGTCCTGATTATCCCCCTGCTGTTGATTTTGGTATCCTATATTCGCATCATCTCTGCCATACTCCAATTTCCTTCCACATTAGGCAGGTACAAAGCTTTTTCCACCTGTGCTTCTCACCTCATTATTGTCATTGTTCATTATGGCTGTGCCTCCTTTATCTACTTAAGGCTTAAATCCAACTATTCCTCAAGCCAGGATGCTCTCATATCAGTATCCTACACAATCCTAACGCCATTGTTCAATCCTATGATTTACAGTTTGAGAAATAAAGAGTTCAAATCAGCTCTTCAAAGAGTTGTGGGAAGAACAATTTGTTTATCATGACATTAATCtagattctgcatttttaaatacATGGGGGAAAATTCCTTGAGTAAAAATGATTAAGCAATGAGCAGTGTTCAAGAACAGAGATATTTCTCagttatttccaaaaaaaaaaaaaatagtatcttgTCATGGTCACATAAATTATTGTCTACTGAAGTCCTCTTGATTGACAGAAAAATATTGGATGGCTACTGTAGGAAAATATACACAGATTCAGAATTTTATACTCTTGCAAACACTATTACCCAATCTCACCCAGATTGTAAATGTACAAAATACTGTACAATATTAACTCTCTGGTTTAGCAACCCAGAAAGCTCCTTCTCTTTATTGCTCCCTTTTCTGGATGTCAGGATAGTCAGAccataatttgtattattttatcattttttccaaatcttaatttttcattatattctcCAATAAATATTAACCTATAGATGGAAAacattatttgtatttataaagcAGAGTGAGTAgacaaaataatcaaataatattCAGGCTTTATAAAGAACAAACACCCTTCAATGTCTTTGGCTTAGCTTAGgacacaatttttaaatgagatggCATTTGTAAAGTAACAATTTTTGGTGCGTAAGTTATATCCAATGttcaaaaaagaatattatgCAAAAAGTTATCCATTTCTATGTTTCTAGTGTATtgagaactgtttttttttatttatttttttatgcacCAGTACAAATCTAAATTTAGTTAGAATTCCTTAAAGATATTCACAAGGACATTGGTTAAAGAGAACTAAAATCACACAGACTGGGCAAGAAAAGCAGACTAAGTTTAACCACTCCATTAAGTAGAAAAGTCTGTGTAAAGAGTAAACAGCATCTATCTCAGGAAGCTTGGGGATCTTCATGTGCACTTCAAGCCAGATTTTGAATTGAACATTTTGCTTATGTTCCTACAGAAGTAGAGCAAACAAGGAGCTCCTTGGAGAAAGCTGCCtccttgctttatatattttttccaagatCGACTTGTTAATAAAGGTCTCCTGACAGAATTGTTCCATTTCTTATTATCTTCTTCCACAAGTTTCCTCATCAATGTTATATACACTCAGGGATTGCAGGAAGAGGGTACAAACTGGAATGTTTTATTCACAAGCCCTGATTTAGTGTGGGATGCTGAGCTTGTCTGCTAAGAATGCAAGCCTGATGCATTTCTCTGAAGCTTGAAACTTCCTTAAGGAGGGGCCTGAAGATCAtagtgcatgccaagtcacttcagtcttgtccgaatctttgtgacggcatggactgtagcacatcagtctcctctgtccatgggattctccagccaggaatactggagtgggttgtcatttcctcctccaggggatcttcccaacccagggatcaaaatctcCTATATTgaccagcaggttctttaccactagtgccacgtatGAAATCTCAGGGACCAAAGCAAATTTAATTTGGCCATCAAGTCATCTTTTCTTTAGTCCCATTGCTCAGCCCAGACTTCCAGCCTATCAAGTCGTctcatgaaaaggaaataaactgaTAAGCTCTCATGTGAATCAGTTTAATGTGTCAATTGTCCAATTTGTACTTATGTGCTTCTGTTTAAAAATGTCACCTTACTTGAACATTAGAGCAGACCTAGGAAGGATATATTATAATCTACTTTTTATAGATCAAAAAACTGactctcagaaaattaaaatgcctTTCCTGTTAGTGAGTAGAATTAATACTGATCCCACATCACTCACTTCCTGTTTTAATGCTCCTACAATGCTCTTGCATGACCTTTGTGAAGACTATGACTTTCTTAATAGAGTTTAGAATGCACAAGTATTCATCTTCagtataagattaaaaaaaaataataactgtaaGCTCATTAACATCTATGTAAAAAATATACTGATAAGTATGATGTAAATGGCCTTTGTATCATATGGTGTAGTTAATCCCTATCCTGCTGTAATACAGTGTTGAAGGAGGAGGAACAAGAAAGCCTCCCACCTTTTGCTTTGTTCTTTCCCAAGACTTATAGATACCATCATTTTGAGTCAGATAGCATAACACTCACAAGTGGGAAGGATGACTGTGTATGAACAGGTCATGTATATTAGAATGATTCTCCTTCTAGCAGtttattcttcctctttttttttgttccctATATGACCGTGAAATTAGTTTGgccttgagcctgtgctcatGGGTTAGAACTAAACATTTTGccctccttcctcttttcatGGACACACAAAAGGGCTCTCTCACACACCCTTGGCCCATGGTTAATTTTAGCTCCCCTCTTTATTCATATGTAACTTGCTGGAAAGAGGTAAGATCTTCAAATTTGGGATTGACTTGAGTGAGAAAGGAAAGCCCCTTTAGCCTCCAGACTAGGTCATGTATTTCAGCTGGGCTTACAGAGAAATCTGCACTTAAGTTTCAGGTATAAATTCagccaataataataaattgGTTTGTTTATTCTCTCCACCTGTGGCTGACCCAACGGACATAGCTGTGACACAGCAGTAATTCTGCTATTATTTAGGGAAGCTCATATATGcatacagagaaggcgatggcaccccactccagtactcgtgcctgggaaatcctatggacggaggagcctggtaggctgcagtccatggggtcagaagagtcggacaggactaagcgacttcactttcacttttcactttcatgcattggagaaggaaatggcaacccactccagtgttcttgcctggagaatcccagagataggggagcctgatgggctgccgtttctggggtcgcacagagtcggacacgactgaagcgacttagcagcagcagcagcagtatatatgcatacggagaaggcgatggcgccccACTTCCGTactcttgcctagcaaatcccatggacggaggagcctggtaggctgcagtccatggggtcgctaagagtcggacatgcctgagcgatttcactttcacttttcactttcatgcattggagaaggaaatggttaacccactccagtgttcttgcctggagaatcccagggacgggggagcctggtgggctgccatctatggggtcgcacagagtcggacacgactgaagcgacttagcagcaacagcagcagcatatattcaTAAGGCACAGAGTAGCCCATGACCAAGCGAGTACCTCATGCCATGCATTCGCAATGCTGTAAGTGAGCTCAGCTGCTACTTAAACCTTGCATTGTGCATACACAGCGCTAAGTGATCTTAACTGTTACATTACAAAACGTGGGGCAAGAGTGAGAGGCCTTGGGGTGAGAGAGCCTGGCCaggccatcttggctaatttgctctttcgcTACACTCCACCCCTTCAGGATCTCTCATCCCACAATGCAGGTTCCACCCTATGCAGCATCCTCCCAGAGCACAATGCCGCCACCTGAACCCACATCCTGCCACGACAGTAGAGACTAAAACAAACAGTCACATCCCCAACACAAAGAGAAACCCAACGCCAGGGATCACGTGGAGCTCATGTTGCAATCTGCGCCTTCACAGTGCCAGAAGAGACACCCACTGCATGTGGAGTGCCCTTACATCCACAGACAACTCC
Proteins encoded in this region:
- the LOC102413763 gene encoding olfactory receptor 10K2: MECVNDSLVREFVFLGFSSLAGLQWLLFAAFLLVYLFTLGTNAIIISTIVLDRALHTPMYFFLGVLSCSETFYTFVIVPKMLVDLLAQKKTISFLGCAIQMFSFLFLGCSHSFLLAAMGYDRYVAICDPLRYTVLMGHGVCVGLVAASCACGFMVAQTITSLVFHLPFHSSNQLHHFFCDISPVLKVASYHTHFSQIVIIMLCALVLIIPLLLILVSYIRIISAILQFPSTLGRYKAFSTCASHLIIVIVHYGCASFIYLRLKSNYSSSQDALISVSYTILTPLFNPMIYSLRNKEFKSALQRVVGRTICLS